In a single window of the Streptomyces cinnabarinus genome:
- a CDS encoding glutamate-5-semialdehyde dehydrogenase has protein sequence MTADVSVGAPTGAREPGERDVRGAALAARAASRLLAGTTADVRNAALLAIARRLTVDPADILAANERDLAAARDAGLAASVLDRLTLTRELLDSLAGTVRFLAAQPDPVGAGVDGTVMPNGLEVRRIRVPLGVVGMIYEGRPNVTVDAAALCLKSANSALLRGSSTARHTNAALVSAMRQALADTGVPVDAVQLVPGTTHAAVHELMSLRGLVDVLVPRGGAELIRTTVRESAVPVIETGVGNCHVYVDAHADLDKALAIVVDAKTQRTSVCNAAESLLVHQAVAADFLPRVLPALIERGVVVHGDARVRACDRAVVAAGGEDWGREYLGLEISAAVVGSLDAAVEHIRRYGTGHTEAIVTDSQSAARRFVAALDTAVVAVNASTRFADGGELGLGTELGVSTQKLHARGPMGLTALTTTKYVLVGDGHTRGGTAAPLP, from the coding sequence ATGACCGCCGATGTGTCCGTCGGCGCCCCGACCGGGGCGCGGGAGCCCGGCGAGCGGGACGTCCGCGGCGCTGCCCTTGCCGCTCGCGCCGCCTCCCGGCTGCTTGCCGGTACCACCGCTGACGTACGCAACGCCGCGCTGCTGGCCATCGCCCGGCGCCTGACCGTCGACCCCGCCGACATCCTCGCCGCCAACGAGCGTGACCTCGCCGCCGCCCGGGACGCGGGGCTCGCCGCGAGCGTGCTGGACCGGTTGACCCTGACTCGTGAGCTGCTCGACTCGCTCGCCGGTACCGTACGCTTCCTCGCCGCCCAGCCGGACCCCGTCGGCGCCGGCGTGGACGGCACCGTCATGCCCAACGGGCTTGAGGTACGCCGGATCAGGGTGCCGCTCGGCGTGGTCGGGATGATCTACGAGGGGCGCCCGAACGTCACCGTCGACGCCGCCGCCCTCTGCCTCAAGAGCGCCAACTCCGCCCTGCTGCGCGGCTCCTCGACCGCCCGGCACACCAACGCCGCGCTCGTCTCCGCCATGCGCCAGGCCCTGGCGGACACCGGAGTCCCCGTCGACGCGGTGCAGCTGGTGCCCGGGACGACGCATGCCGCCGTACACGAACTGATGTCCCTGCGCGGCCTGGTGGACGTCCTCGTCCCGCGCGGCGGCGCCGAGCTGATCCGGACCACCGTGCGCGAATCGGCCGTACCCGTGATCGAGACCGGCGTCGGCAACTGCCATGTCTACGTCGACGCCCACGCCGACCTCGACAAGGCGCTCGCGATCGTCGTCGACGCCAAGACCCAGCGGACCTCCGTCTGCAACGCCGCCGAATCGCTCCTCGTGCACCAGGCCGTGGCGGCCGACTTCCTGCCCCGGGTCCTGCCCGCGCTGATCGAGCGGGGTGTGGTCGTGCACGGGGACGCACGCGTACGGGCCTGTGACCGGGCAGTCGTTGCGGCCGGCGGGGAGGACTGGGGCCGGGAGTATCTGGGTCTTGAGATCTCCGCCGCTGTCGTCGGGTCCCTGGACGCGGCCGTCGAGCACATCCGCCGGTACGGCACCGGGCACACCGAGGCCATCGTCACCGACTCGCAGTCCGCCGCCCGCCGGTTCGTCGCCGCGCTGGACACCGCGGTCGTCGCCGTCAACGCCTCCACCCGGTTCGCCGACGGCGGCGAGCTCGGACTCGGCACCGAACTCGGCGTCTCCACACAGAAGTTGCACGCGCGCGGCCCGATGGGGCTGACCGCGCTGACCACCACCAAGTACGTCCTGGTGGGCGACGGGCACACCAGGGGCGGAACCGCCGCCCCGCTGCCCTAG
- the proB gene encoding glutamate 5-kinase translates to MTRPVPTAAENGGLRPDVLRARRIVVKVGSSSLTTAVGGLDSDRVDALVDVLSRTRSGGTEIVLVSSGAIAAGLAPLGLDERPADLAGQQAAACVGQGLLVARYTASFARYGLRVGQVLLTADDIGRRAQYRNAYRALSKVLSMGAVPVVNENDTVATSEIRFGDNDRLAALVSHLVRADLLVLLSDIDGLYDGDPRRPGARRLTDVHGQQDLASVELGGAGTSGVGTGGMKTKVEAARIATGAGVPVVLTAARHAADALAGRETGTLFHRTGDRNSDHLLWLEHASSPRGTVQLTADAVHALVQGRGALPATGVTRVAGQFVAGDPVELLDEEGHVVARGLASLAFQELSMLRGRSGREVVHQDDLVLLPPAARAAGLPAQLRRAVNVRVLPAREFASRDAGGPGI, encoded by the coding sequence ATGACCCGGCCTGTCCCGACCGCCGCGGAGAACGGCGGACTGCGCCCTGATGTGCTCAGGGCGCGCCGGATCGTGGTGAAGGTGGGCTCGTCGTCACTGACGACGGCGGTCGGCGGACTGGACTCCGACCGCGTCGACGCCCTCGTCGACGTGCTCTCCCGCACCCGCTCCGGCGGCACCGAGATCGTGCTCGTCTCCTCGGGTGCCATCGCCGCCGGACTCGCCCCCCTGGGCCTGGACGAACGCCCCGCCGACCTGGCCGGGCAGCAGGCGGCGGCCTGTGTCGGCCAGGGCCTGCTGGTGGCCCGGTACACGGCCTCCTTCGCCCGCTACGGGCTGCGGGTCGGCCAAGTCCTGCTGACCGCCGATGACATCGGCCGCCGCGCCCAGTACCGCAACGCCTACCGCGCCCTGTCCAAGGTGCTGTCCATGGGCGCGGTACCGGTCGTCAACGAGAACGACACGGTGGCCACGTCGGAGATCCGCTTCGGCGACAACGACCGGCTCGCCGCCCTGGTCTCCCACCTCGTCCGCGCCGACCTGCTGGTCCTGCTCTCCGACATAGACGGCCTCTACGACGGCGACCCCAGGCGCCCCGGGGCGCGGCGCCTGACCGACGTCCACGGCCAACAGGACCTGGCGAGCGTGGAGTTGGGCGGCGCCGGGACCTCCGGCGTCGGCACCGGCGGGATGAAGACCAAGGTGGAGGCGGCCCGGATCGCGACCGGGGCGGGCGTCCCGGTGGTGCTCACCGCCGCCCGGCACGCCGCCGACGCCCTCGCCGGGCGGGAGACGGGCACGCTCTTCCACCGCACCGGGGACCGCAACTCCGACCATCTGCTGTGGCTGGAGCACGCCAGCAGCCCGCGCGGCACGGTGCAGCTCACCGCGGACGCCGTGCACGCGCTGGTGCAGGGGCGGGGCGCGCTGCCCGCGACGGGGGTGACCCGGGTCGCGGGCCAGTTCGTGGCGGGCGACCCGGTGGAACTCCTCGACGAGGAGGGCCATGTGGTCGCCCGCGGCCTCGCCTCGCTCGCCTTCCAGGAACTGTCCATGCTGCGCGGCCGTTCGGGCCGGGAGGTGGTGCACCAGGACGACCTGGTCCTGCTCCCGCCCGCGGCCCGCGCCGCCGGGCTCCCGGCGCAACTGCGCCGCGCGGTGAACGTACGAGTCCTGCCCGCCCGAGAGTTCGCGTCCAGGGACGCGGGCGGCCCCGGAATCTGA
- a CDS encoding alpha/beta fold hydrolase: MSGAAGMQARRLAGTVVTDDGAEIVVYAHGSPQAEATVVLSHGWTMSALEWRPHIEALTRPRPGFPALRAVSYDQRGHGRSTRGEAPLDMALLGRDLDLVLRRATAPEDGPVLLVGHSMGGMSVQQLAAAEPDLFGPWVAGVALFSTCVEDVGAVPFVPQDRGAQRRAQAERLVTDGLLRSPGWARAVHRLLTGPLSHPSAAPLWHALFGRGPQTDSARADAHSLRAIPPLTVAEFFAALTTHDCAGRLDALGRIPTRILVGALDTYTPPAQAVRLADDIPGATLHTVPKQGHDLPYERPVLVVETVHALLRDLRQRRETAPAAPRELALKSGAER, from the coding sequence ATGAGCGGCGCGGCGGGGATGCAGGCCCGGCGGCTCGCGGGCACCGTGGTCACCGACGACGGCGCCGAGATCGTCGTATACGCGCATGGGTCGCCCCAGGCCGAGGCCACCGTCGTGCTGTCGCACGGGTGGACCATGTCGGCCCTCGAATGGCGGCCGCACATCGAGGCGTTGACGCGTCCCCGGCCCGGGTTTCCCGCGCTGCGAGCGGTCAGCTACGACCAGCGGGGGCACGGTCGGTCCACCCGGGGTGAGGCGCCGTTGGACATGGCCCTGCTCGGGCGGGACCTCGACCTTGTGCTGCGCCGGGCCACCGCGCCGGAGGACGGTCCCGTACTGCTCGTGGGGCACTCCATGGGCGGCATGTCCGTACAGCAACTCGCCGCCGCCGAACCCGACCTGTTCGGACCGTGGGTCGCCGGCGTCGCGCTCTTCTCCACCTGCGTCGAGGACGTGGGAGCCGTCCCGTTCGTGCCCCAGGACCGGGGCGCGCAGCGGCGGGCGCAGGCCGAACGGCTGGTCACCGACGGCCTGTTGCGCTCGCCGGGCTGGGCCAGGGCCGTACACCGGCTGCTCACCGGACCGCTCTCGCACCCCTCGGCCGCGCCCCTGTGGCACGCCCTGTTCGGGCGCGGCCCGCAGACCGACTCCGCACGGGCCGACGCGCATTCGCTGCGCGCCATCCCGCCGCTGACCGTCGCCGAGTTCTTCGCCGCGCTCACCACCCATGACTGCGCGGGCCGGCTCGACGCGCTCGGCCGGATCCCGACCCGGATCCTGGTCGGCGCCCTGGACACCTACACACCACCCGCCCAGGCCGTGCGCCTGGCTGACGACATCCCGGGGGCGACCCTGCACACCGTGCCGAAACAGGGCCATGACCTGCCGTACGAGCGTCCCGTGCTGGTCGTGGAGACCGTGCACGCGCTCCTGCGCGACCTACGACAACGGCGCGAGACCGCCCCGGCCGCACCCCGGGAACTCGCCCTGAAATCGGGAGCGGAACGATGA
- a CDS encoding WhiB family transcriptional regulator: protein MHAPPHYADPDPWTERAACRDTDPETFFPLPGASGGLDREAIAKRLCGRCPVARECLREALVRDEGAGIWGGFNARERRELLRIAGTLESTGAELAAYLAGGGRRLSATPRERPAYVWYLRRHGWTPRRIAGALGISFGQVQQAWQLAELASSCTRGPVSGMPLPRAPRKRVRRGGEQVLPGPERSTARDGMTPLGRPPLPPYGAPTRGVAPALRPQLPAAGGHPAGPVPMGRDVEGGSRASTGPAAGTRAAATGPAGSGSSPRNSGPGAVGGRRVPGAGQGARNAVPGPSDGRRVPGVGRPSAPAEAGGRGVPGGGRASVPLGSDGRGVPGGARTSVPLGPDGRPLTGGARGSRGSQVPPGVRYPAGPTPADGGRVPLTADGRPAASGGRPGTPGNPNSRRIPAEQPRTPLSPGARRVPGGVVPNPARVPGNRPQAPLTPNAQRTPGNRPQAPFTPNSPRTPSDRTRQPLGPEPRRAPGPIVADRVRVPVGPKVRRRPEGPRVTLTSGSARTFVAPGNPRLTITIRPVPGGGAS from the coding sequence ATGCACGCACCACCGCACTACGCGGACCCTGACCCCTGGACCGAACGCGCGGCCTGCCGCGATACCGACCCCGAGACGTTCTTCCCGCTCCCCGGAGCCTCGGGCGGCCTCGATCGTGAGGCCATCGCCAAACGACTGTGCGGGCGCTGCCCGGTGGCCCGGGAGTGCTTGCGCGAGGCGCTCGTGCGCGACGAGGGGGCCGGGATCTGGGGCGGGTTCAACGCGCGGGAACGGCGTGAGCTGCTGCGGATCGCCGGGACGCTGGAGTCGACCGGAGCGGAGCTGGCCGCGTATCTGGCGGGCGGCGGACGCCGGCTCAGCGCAACGCCCCGGGAGCGGCCGGCGTATGTGTGGTACCTGCGCCGGCACGGCTGGACCCCGCGACGCATCGCGGGCGCCCTCGGCATCAGCTTCGGCCAGGTCCAACAGGCTTGGCAGCTGGCCGAACTGGCCTCCTCCTGCACCCGCGGCCCAGTCAGCGGCATGCCGCTTCCCCGGGCCCCGAGGAAGCGGGTACGGCGCGGCGGCGAGCAGGTCCTGCCCGGCCCCGAACGCTCCACGGCACGCGACGGCATGACACCGCTGGGCCGCCCACCACTCCCGCCGTACGGCGCCCCCACGCGGGGTGTCGCCCCGGCCCTGCGCCCTCAACTCCCGGCTGCCGGGGGGCATCCGGCGGGTCCGGTGCCCATGGGACGGGACGTGGAGGGGGGTTCCAGGGCGAGCACGGGTCCGGCGGCGGGTACGCGTGCCGCGGCAACTGGCCCGGCGGGCTCGGGTTCGAGTCCGCGGAACTCGGGGCCGGGGGCTGTCGGTGGACGGCGGGTGCCGGGGGCGGGCCAGGGTGCGCGCAACGCCGTGCCGGGCCCTTCCGACGGGCGGCGGGTGCCGGGCGTCGGCCGGCCCTCGGCGCCGGCCGAGGCCGGCGGGCGGGGAGTGCCGGGCGGTGGTCGGGCGTCGGTGCCGCTCGGGTCCGACGGGCGAGGTGTCCCGGGCGGTGCCCGGACCTCGGTACCGCTCGGGCCTGATGGGCGGCCCCTGACCGGCGGTGCCCGGGGCTCGCGGGGCTCGCAGGTGCCGCCCGGTGTGCGGTATCCGGCTGGACCGACACCCGCGGACGGAGGGCGCGTTCCCCTCACCGCGGACGGACGGCCCGCCGCTTCTGGAGGCCGCCCCGGCACGCCTGGCAACCCCAACTCCCGGCGCATTCCGGCCGAGCAGCCCCGCACGCCCCTCTCCCCCGGCGCTCGCCGCGTCCCGGGCGGCGTCGTCCCGAACCCCGCGCGAGTGCCCGGCAACCGGCCTCAAGCTCCCCTCACCCCGAACGCCCAGCGCACGCCCGGCAACCGACCCCAAGCCCCCTTCACCCCCAACTCCCCCCGCACCCCGAGTGATCGCACGCGGCAGCCCCTCGGCCCCGAACCTCGGCGCGCCCCCGGGCCCATCGTTGCGGATCGGGTGCGGGTGCCGGTGGGGCCCAAGGTCCGGCGGCGGCCGGAGGGGCCGAGGGTTACGTTGACCAGTGGGTCCGCGAGGACCTTCGTGGCGCCGGGGAATCCTCGGTTGACCATCACCATTCGGCCCGTTCCGGGTGGTGGGGCGTCATGA
- a CDS encoding TetR/AcrR family transcriptional regulator encodes MKSRRTDGSVSPSEGPELSDAPATYRGRSKRARSGRRPGDSGTREQILESALHLFAERGYARTTIRAIAESAQVDPALVHHFFTNKEGVFDAAINSPFSVSAVVGEAPLADTTTTQAEWLAMTYFSFWENEKTRYAMKAIYRAGLADGATAEVLKHRIETSAKAWANASGYKEQPDAEVRVALASGHLAGLAILRYVLEVQPLAGMEFAEFMAWVKPSLELRLSAELKPRQPAEPGADED; translated from the coding sequence ATGAAATCCAGGCGCACAGACGGTTCCGTTTCACCATCCGAGGGACCCGAGCTGTCCGACGCCCCGGCCACCTACCGGGGCCGGTCCAAGCGTGCCCGCAGTGGGCGTCGCCCCGGGGACAGCGGCACCCGGGAACAGATCCTCGAATCGGCACTGCACCTCTTCGCCGAACGCGGCTACGCCCGCACGACGATCCGCGCCATCGCCGAGAGCGCCCAGGTGGACCCCGCCCTGGTACACCATTTCTTCACCAACAAGGAAGGCGTCTTCGACGCCGCGATCAACTCCCCCTTCAGCGTCTCGGCGGTGGTCGGCGAGGCGCCGCTGGCGGACACCACCACCACTCAGGCCGAGTGGCTCGCCATGACGTACTTCTCCTTCTGGGAGAACGAGAAGACGCGGTACGCCATGAAGGCCATCTACCGCGCCGGGCTCGCCGACGGCGCCACCGCGGAGGTCCTCAAGCACCGCATCGAGACCAGCGCCAAGGCCTGGGCGAACGCGTCGGGCTACAAGGAACAGCCGGATGCCGAGGTCCGCGTGGCCCTCGCCTCGGGACACCTCGCCGGACTGGCCATCCTCCGTTACGTCCTGGAGGTCCAGCCCCTGGCCGGCATGGAGTTCGCCGAGTTCATGGCCTGGGTGAAGCCGTCCCTGGAACTGCGGCTCTCCGCCGAGCTGAAACCGCGTCAACCCGCGGAGCCCGGGGCCGACGAGGACTGA